The DNA sequence GATCACGTTGCGGTCGATGCGGTGCGGGTAGGCCTTCTCGCCTTCGATGCCGGCGCGTTCGTCCTCCATCTGCCGCACCGCCTTCGCGCCGGTGCCGGTGACGCTCTGGTAGGTGCTCACCACCACGCGCTTCGCGGTGAAGGCCCGGTGCAGTGGCGCCAGCGCGAGCACGAGTTGGATGGTGCTGCAGTTCGGGTTGGCGATGATCCTGTCCTCTGCGGCGAGCAGGTGGCCGTTGATCTCCGGCACGATCAGCTTCTTGTCCGGTAACATGCGCCAGGCGCTGCTGTTGTCGATCACCGTGCAGCCCGCTTCCGCGAAACGCGGCGCCCATTCCAGGGAGGTGGCGCCACCGGCGGAGAAGAGCGCCAGGTCTGGCTTGCGTGCCACGGCTTCCTCCATGCCGATCACGGGCACTTCGCGGCCGCCGAAGCGCACCTTGCCGCCCACGCTGCGTTCGCTGGCCACGGCCAGCAGTTCATCCACGGGGAAGCGGCGCTCCTGGAGCACCTTCAGCATGACCCCACCGACCAGGCCGGTGGCACCTACGACCGCTACTTTCATGATGTTCGGGAAACGTGCGCCGGGGGCCGAAAGTACTACCTTTCACACCCCTCCAAAGGCATGCTCCGCACCACGCTCATCGCACTTTTCGCCGCCTGCATCGCACTGCCGGTCCGCGCCCAGTTCACCGACGGTTTCGACGACGGTGACTTCACGAACGATCCCACCTGGAGCGGTGACGCGGGCCTGTTCACCATCGTGCAGGAGGCCGGCAGCAACATGCTGCGCAGCAACAGCCCCGGCGCGGCCACCTACCACTTGAGCACACCCAGCCTACAGGCCGCCAATGCGCAGTGGGAGTTCTTCCTCAACCTGAAGTTCGCCACCAGTGGCACCAACTACGTGGACGTCTATCTGATGAGTCCGCAGGCCGATCTGATCCCACGGCCCGAAGGCTACTTCGTGCGCATCGGCGATACGCCGGACCACATCGTGCTGTACCGGCGTGTGGGCACCACCAACACCGCGCTGGCGGAAAGTCCGAACGGCACGGTGGGCAGCAGCAGCAACAACCCCTTCCGCATCAGGGTGACGCGTGACGCGGATGACCTGTGGACCCTGGCCTACCAGCCGGGTGGCACGGGCAACTTCACCCTGGCGGGCACGGCCACCGACGCCACCTTCAACAGCTGCACGCACTTCGGCGTCCTCATCGTACAGAGCGCCGCCGCCGGGCCGATCAACAACCACTTCTTCGATGACTTCATCGTCGGCAACATCCCCGTGGATGGGACGCCGCCCACGATCGTCGGCGTGGATGTGGTGGACGCGACGCAGGTGGACGTGCGCTTCGATGAACCTGTGACGCTCCCATCCGCCAACATCGCGGCCAACTATGCCCTGGCACCCGCGATCGCGATCAACTCGGCACAACAGGATGGCGTCGATCCCACCAAGGTGCGGCTGGTGTTGGCGCAGGCCATGCAGAACGGCACCACCTATACCCTCACGGTGAATGGTGTGGAAGATGCCGCTGGCAATGCCACGGTGGGCGCCACGGGTCAGTTCCTCTATTTCGTCCCCGATGTGCCCGCCTACCGGGAGGTGGTGATCAACGAATTGATGCCGGACCCCAACCCACCGGTGGGACTGCCGGACGCGGAGTACATCGAACTATTCAACGCCACCACGGACAAGTACTTCGACCTGGCGGGCTGGCGCATCACCACCCTCAGCACGAGCGCCACACTGCCCGCGCATCCGCTCGGCCCCGGCGATCACGTGGTGTTCGTGAACAACGCCCAGCTGCCCAACTTCTCCGCCTTTCCGAACGTGCGGGGATACAGCTTGAGCAACACGGCGCTGCTCAACGCAGGTACCACTGTGACACTCGAGGCGCCCGGCAACGTGGCGATCGATGTGGTGGCCTACACCTCGGATTGGTATCAGGATCCGGACAAAGTGAATGGGGGCTGGAGCCTGGAACAGGTGGATCCCTATGCGCCGTGCTCGGGCGCCCAGAACTGGCGGGCTTCGGTGGCGTCGCTCGGCGGTACACCGGGATCGCCCAATTCGGTGTTGCAGACCACACCCGATGACACGCCACCGGCCCTTGTGCAGGCGCAGGTGCTGTCCGCCAACGCGCTTCAACTCGTCTTCAGCGAAGGACTGGACGGTGCGAGCATCCCGGGCGCCACCTACACCATCACGCCCTTCGTGCCGGTGACGTCGGTCCTCCCACAGCCGCCGATCAACCAGCTGGTGCAGGTGCTGCTCGGCGCTCCCCTGGAGGAGGGGGTGATGCACACGATCACGGTGACCGGCGTGGCGGACTGCTCGGGCAATACGATCGCCACGGCCAACAGTGCGCAATTCCTCTTCTTCACGCCCGCCGCGCCCGCCTTCCGCGATGTGGTGATCAATGAGCTGATGGTGGATCCCACGCCCACGGTAGGTCTGCCCGATGCGGAGTACATCGAGCTCTTCAACACCACCACGGACAAGTTCTTCGATCTGGCGGGTTGGCGCATCACCACGCTCACCACAAGCGCCACACTGCCGTCGTACGCCCTGCTGCCCGGGGAACATGTGGTCTTCGTGAACAATGCGCAAGTGCCGAACTTCTCCGCCATACCCAACGTGGCGGGATACGGTTTGAGCACCACGGCCCTGCTGAACGACGGCACCACCCTGACACTTGAAGGACCTGGCGGCGCGCCTGTGGATGTGGTGGCATACACCTCCGCCTGGTACCGCGACCCCGCCAAGAGCGATGGGGGCTGGAGTCTGGAGCAGATCGACCCCTATCTGCCCTGTTCCGGCGCGTTCAACTGGCGCGCCTCCACAGGGATCGCGGGCGGCACGCCGGGTGAGGCCAACGCGGTGCTGCAAGTGGCGCCCGATACGGCACCGCCGGTCCTGGAGAAGATCTTGCCCCTGTCGGAAACGCTCTTGGAGCTGGTCTTCAATGAAGGGCTGGGCGGAGAGAGCGTGCTCGACGCCACGTATACCATCACGCCTTTCCTTCCCGTGAATGGCATCATATCCCTGCCACCGATCAACCAACGTGTGCAGTTGATCCTCGGTGCGGCCATGGAGATCGGCACGATCTACACGCTGGTGGTGGAAGGTGTGGACGATTGCTCCGGCAATGCGATCACTGGGGCCAACAGCGCGCAGTTCGCGCTGCCCGAAGCGCCGGAGGCGGGCGATGTGGTGGTGAACGAGGTACTGCCCAACCCGATCACCACCGGCGGTGAGTATGTGGAAGTATACAACCGCAGCACCAAGGTGTTGAGCCTGCAGGGCTGGAAGATGGCCAACGAGAGCGGTGGGGCGGTGGCCAACCCGCGCGTCATCAGCAACGAGCCGCTGCTGCTCTTCCCGGGTGAGTACATGCTCTTCACGCGCAACCCCTTCGTCACCGCGCAGCAATTCCCTTTGGGCCGCAGCGGGCGTTTCGTCACCGTGAACCTGCCGAGCTACACGAACACCAGCGGCGTGGTGGTGGTGCTGAGCGACCAGGACGATGTGATCGACCTGTTCCGCTACGATGACAAGCTGCACTTCCCCCTGCTGCGCAACGTGAAGGGCGTGTCCCTGGAACGTCAGGACCCCGACCGCCCCACCGACGACCGCACCAACTGGCACAGTGCCTCGGAGTATGTGGGTTTCGGCACACCGGGCTACGAGAATTCGCAGTATGCGCCCGCCCCCCGGCCCACCGGCGAGATGACGATCGAGCCGGCCATCTTCAGCCCCGACAACGATGGCTACCAGGACGTGCTCACCATCGCGTTCCGCTTCGACCAGCCGGGCTTCGTGGGCACCATGCGCGTGTATGACATCGCCGGGCGCGAAGTGCGCAGGTTGATGGACAGCCAGTTGCTCGGTACGCTCGGCGCCGTGTCATGGGACGGCATCCAGGACAACGGCAGCAAGGCGCGCATGGGCCCATACATCGTCCACTTCGAGGTGTACGACCTGGCCGGCAACGTGGAGACCTTCCGCAAGACCGTCACCCTCGCCCACCGGCTCGACTGAGGCGTATCCTTCAGTCCAAGGCGTTGCGCGTGACCCAATAGCGCCAGGCAAGCAGCAGCTTGTGGTGGCCGCCAAGCCGCATCATGCGTTCAGGGCGGACCTTCGGAAGCAGCAGCTTGTTCAGCCTTGCCAAGGTCAGGAAGAAGGCCCTGCGCATGCCCTCATGGTTCGCCCACCAGCTGGAAGAGTTCCTTCAGGTCGGGCGTGAGGATGATCTCCGTACGGCGGTTGCGCGCCCGGCCATCGGCCTCGCGGTTGCTGGCCACGGGGATCCACTCGCCGCGGCCCGCCGAGGTTACCCGCTTGGGGTCGAGCTTGTGGTCCGTGGTGAGGATGCGCACGATGCTCGTGGCCCGTGCGGTGCTCAGTTCCCAGTTGTCCTTGAACCGCCCGCTGGCGATGGGGATCGTGTCGGTATGGCCCTCCACCATCACGCCGATGTCCGCGTTGGCGTTGAGCACCTGGGCCAGCTGTCCGATGGCCTCCTTGCCCTTGGGGTCCACGTCCGCGCTGCCGCTCTTGAACAGCAGCTTCTCGCTGAGCGACACGTACACCTTGCCGTCCTTCATCGTTACGGTGAGTTCGTCGCTCTTGAAGTTCACCAGCGCGTCGGCCACCTTGCGGCGCAGGCTGTTCAGCGCGTTGGTCTGCGCGTCCAGCTTGCGGTTGAGTTCGTCCATGCGGCGCACTTTGTCCAGCAGTTCGGCGTCCTTCTTCGACAGCATGGCCTCGCTGTTGGTCAGTGATTTCTGCAACAGCTCCAATTCGCCCTCCAGCACCTTGGACTTGCCTTGTATGGCGGCCAGATCGCTCTGCGTGGACTTCAAGCCACCTTCCAATTGGGCGATACGCGCCACCTGGCGGGTGCTGTCGGCCTGCAGCCGCGACACATGGTCCGTGGCGGAGACGTACTTCTTCTTGGCCACGCAGGAGGGCAATACGAGAACGAGAACCAGGGCGGGATAGAGGATACGTGTGATCATGAGGACAGGGTGTTGGTCGAGGGAAAATTAGTTCATCGGTGCAGATGGTCCACATGCTCGCCTGGCCATTGCAGTTCGATGGTGGCATGATGCACGCCGAGTTCATGGAGGGCATGGCGGGCGAGTTCCTTGATGGCATGGGATTCCTCCAAGGAGCCGGTCGCCACCTCCAGGTGCACGCTGGCCACCACGTATTCGCCATCGAGGCTCCAGGTATGCGCATCGGTCAGGGCGCGCACACCGGGAATGGCCAGGAGCGCGGCCTCCACGCTGGCGGCCGCCACGCCATGGGGCTGCGCCTGCATGAGAATGGCGGTGCCTTTGCGCAGCGTGCCCATGGCGTTCACCAGGATGTAGGCGCTGATGCCCATGGCCAGGAGTGGATCCACCACGGCCCAGCCCGTGAAGTGGATGACGATGGCGCCGACGAGGACGGCCGCCCAGCCGAGCACATCCTCCAGCAGGTGCAGGTAGGCGCCGCGTTCGTTCAGCGTGCGTCCACCGTGCAGGCGCCATGCGGCCAGGCCGTTCATCAGCAGGCCGAAGACCGCGATCGCCATCATGCCGGTGGAGTGCGGTTCCACGGGCGCGAAGAGGCGCGGGATGGAGACGGTGAACATGAACACCGCGCCCACGATGAGGATCACCGAGGCGAGCCAGCCGCCAAGCATGCTGTAGCGCGCATAGCCATAGCTGTAGCGGATATCCCGGCCGCGCGTGGCCACGCCCTGCAGGTACCACGCCGCGCCCAGCACCAGGCAGTCGCCCAGGTCATGCACCGCATCGGTGAGTACGGCGATGCTGTTGGTGAGCCACCCGCCGATGGCTTCCACCACGGTGAAGGCGAGGTTCAGGAAGAACGCGGTGCGCAACGCGACGACCGAAGGCGGCGGAGGGGGAGTGGTGCCGTGCGCGTGCTGGTGGTGGCCGCCCATGCCGCCAAGTTAGACGGGAGGCGCATGAAGCGATCAGCCCACCACTACGCGGCCGGTCTTGCGTGCCAGCTTGGTCTTCACCTGGATCAGCCGGTTCTTTTCCGCCAGCACCAGGAGTTGCTCCTCATAGGGGACATCGCCGAGCTTGTCGTCCAGGTCGCGCAGCAGCCGGTCCACACGACGTTCCTTGAGGATGTCCACGGCCTCCTCCAACGCGTCGTAGAGCTCATGGCTCTCGTGCCGCACATGGATCTTGTGCCGTGCCTGCCAGTTGGGACTGAGCAGGTGCCGCTCCGTGAGGAGGTCGATGGCCGTGCGGCGCCATTGTTCCTCGTCATGCCCCACGTAGCGCGTATTGTCCACGTTCTGGCCCAGGTTCAGCGAGTGCCGGTAGTCGAGATAGATGGCGAGGAGGAGCGGATCGTCGAAGAGGATGTCGTCCAAGGCCAGCAATTCGAACATCACTTCGGCGAGTGAGCTCTCATCCACGGTCGTGGCGCCGTTCTCATCCTGCACGGGCACCATGATGCGTTGGTGGCCGTAGTTCAGCAGGATGCGCAACAGGTCCCGTTCCTGCGGCGTGGTGCCAACATCCTCCAGGGTCTCCTGCGATGGCGCGGACAGTGTGGCGATCGGTTCATCGGCCATCGCGGCATCCTCATGCCTGCGCTTGTGCCTGCGCCGAAGCGCCTTGTTCATCTCGCTGATGAGGGCCTGTTCGGAGACCTCCAGCATGCGCGCGCATTCCCTCAAATAGAGCGCGCGCAGGATCTGGTCGGGCACCAGCGCGATGCTGTCCACGATCTCGTGGATGGCCTGTGACCTCTTCACGGGGTCCTGCCCCACATCGGCCATGAGCAGCGCCGCCTTGAAGACCAGGAAATCCTTCGCCTGTTCCTCGAGGTACGTGCGCACTTCGCTGCTGCCGCGCGCCTTGGCGAAGCTGTCAGGGTCCTCGCCCTCGGGGAAGGTCACCACCTTCACGTTGAGGCCCTCCTGCAGCACCAGGTCGATGCCGCGCAAGCTGGCCTTCATCCCGGCGGCGTCACCGTCGTAGAGGATGCATACCGTGGGGGCGTAGCGCTTGATCAGGCGAACCTGGTCCTCGGTGAGGCTGGTGCCGCTGCTGGCCACGGTGTTGACGATGCCGGCCTGGTGCAGCGCGATCACGTCGGTGTAGCCCTCCACCAGGTAGCAGAGTTCCTGCTCGGCAATGGCCTTCTTGGCGTGGTGGATGCCGTAGAGCGACCGGCTCTTCACATAGAGGGCGCTCTCGGGGCTGTTGAAATACTTCGCCAGTTTCTTGTCGTTGCGCAGGGTGCGCGCACCGAAGGCGATGGGCTGGCCACTGAGCCCGAGGATGGGGAATATGACGCGCCCTGCGAAGAAGTCCCAGGCGGTGCCGTCCTCGCGCCGCTTGATCCAGCCGGCCTTCTCCAGCAATTCCGGATCGAAGCCATGTGCCAATGCCGCGGTGGCGAAGGCGTTGCCCTGTTCGGGCACATAGCCCAGCTGGAAGGACCGGATGGTGGCTTCGCTGAACCCGCGCTCCACGAAGTAGGAGAGGCCGATGCGACGCCCTTCGTCGGTGTTCCACAGGTGCTCCACGCTCCACTCCAACGCCCAGCGCTGGATCACGGCCAGCGCCTCACGCTCGTTCTGCTCTTCCTGCTGCTCGGGTGTCGCCTCCTCTTCCGGCAGATCGATGTTGTAGCGCTTCGCCAGCCAGCGGATCGCCTCCACGTAGCTCAGGTGCTCGTGCTTGCGCAGAAAGCCGATCGCATCGCCGGACTCGCCGCAGCCGAAGCATTTGTAGATGCCGAGGTTGGGCGTGACGTTGAAGGAGGGCGTCTTCTCGTTGTGGAACGGGCAGAGGCCCAGCCAGCGCGCGCCCTTGCGCTTGAGGGCCACGAATTCGCCCACGACCTCCTCCACGCGCATGGCGTCCTTCACCTGTTGGATGGCGTGGGGCTGGATCATGGAAAGGCGGTGCGGCGGGGCGGTGAATTTACGCCCGGCGATGGGTGCCGGACGGCGCTCAGCGCTGTTCCAGGATATGGCCGAGCGTGTCGTAAAGAACGGTCTTCAGGTGCGTGCCGTCCGCGCTGTAGAAGTTCCACTCGCCCGTGGGGTTCCCTCGGTGGTATTGGCCGGTGTAGTAGGGCAGCCCGCTTTCATGGTAGACCTCCGTGGAGCCGTGCTGGATCCCCTGTTCGAACTGTCCCCGGCTGCGGATCATGCCGTTGGGGAAGAAGGACGTCCAAGTGCCATGGCGCAGACCATCCATCTTGGGGCCGCGCATGCGCAGGGTGCCATCGTTGGCGCGGATCTCCTCCATGCCATCGCTGGTCCGGACGGTTCCTGCGGTGTCCGCGACACCGTCAACGGGCTTGTCCGCCGACCGCTGCGGTGCGCCCGCGGGTCGGTCGCAGGAGCACAGGATGGACAAGGCGATGGCGATGGCGGAAGGGCGGAGGAGCATGGCGTTCATTTCGTTCTTTCCACGGTGAAGCGCACCAGTCCTTCCAGCGCGTCACGTGCTTCCGTACGCGGAAAATGGTGGAGTTCGGCCAAGGCCAGATCGCGGTAGTGGACCATGCGTTGGTTCGCGTGCGCGATGCCGCCGGCCTCCTTCACCAGTTCCACCACGCGCGCCACGGCCCGCCCGTCCTGGTTTCGGTTCTTCACGGTGTCCACGATGCGGCGCCGCTCGGCCCGGTCCACCTGGCGCAGCGCATGGATCAGCGGCAGGGTGAGCTTCTTCTCCTTGATGTCGAGGCCGGTGGGTTTGCCCGTGTCCTGGCCCGCGCCATAATCGAAGAGGTCGTCCTTGATCTGGAAGGCGATGCCGGTGAATTCGCCGAAAAGCCGCATGCGCTCCACCTCCTCCTGCGGCCGTCCGGCGGCACTGGCCCCGCAGGCGCAGCACGCGGCGATGAGACTGGCGGTCTTCTGGCGGATGATCTCGAAGTAGGTCTCCTCGCCTAGATCCAGGTCGCGGCTCTTTTCCAATTGCAGCAGCTCGCCCTCGCTCATCTCGCGCACGGCCCGGCTCACGATGCGCAGCAACTCGAACTCGCCCTTGTCCACCGCCAGCAGCAGGCCCCGGCTCAGCAGGTAGTCGCCCACGAGCACGGCGATCTTGTTCTTCCACAGGGCGTTGATGCTGAAGAAGCCCCGGCGCATGGCGCTGCCGTCCACCACGTCATCATGCACCAGGGTGGCGGTGTGCAGCAGTTCGATGAGGCTGGCGGCGGTGAAGGCGCTCTCGTTGACCGGCCCGAACTGTCGGGCGCTGAGCAGGGTGAACATGGGCCGCATCTGCTTGCCCTTGCGCTTCACGATGTAGTGCATGATGCGGTCCAGGAGGGCCGTCTTGCTGCGCATGGCCTCGCGGAAGTGTGGCTCGAAGGCCTTCATTTCCGCCGCGATGGGCCGTTGGATCTCCTCGAAGCCGCGCATGGTGCGGGGCCAAAGATCGTGATCATGGGCGCGCGCCGGCCGCCGATCCGGGGACCGGCGCGCCGGAAAGCATGGTGTGCCATCGCATAACTTCGCTGTGGATGCGGATACCCTCCCTGATGACGCGATCGGCCTGCGCTGCGGCCCTTGGCTTGGCGGCCCTGCTGGCCCATGGCCAGTCCAAGGACGCCAGGGCCCGCGTGCTGCTGCGCAAGGAGCGGATGGCGGCGCAATTCGACACGGTGAACGTGGTGAAGAACGTGGTGAAGGCCAACCCCTTGCTCTTCCTGCGCGGCGAGATACCGCTCTACTACGAGCGTGCGCTCACCTACAGGCTGAGCATGGAAGTGGGGGTGGGCGTCACCCTGCGCAACTACATGGCCATGACCTTCATGGGCGATGATGCCGATGACTTCGGGGCCGGCACGGAGATCATTCCCAACCTCAGCTACCGGATCGCCGCGCGTTTCTATTTGGAGGACGACCTGGAACCCCAGGGCTGGTATGTGCAGCCGGAGTTCGGCCATCTGGTCTACGCCAAGGACATCCGCGAGGTGGGCCCGAACGGTGTTTTCACGGAGGTTCGCTACCGGGACCAACGCACCTTCAATGATGTGCGTGCCCTGCTGGGCTACCAGATGTTGTCGAGTTCCAGCAATTGGCTGATCGACGTGTATGGCGGTGTCGCCTTCCGGGACCGCAACCTGCGCAAGGTGCAGGAGAACCTCGATCCCGCCACACGGCTCTATACCTACAAGGTGGTCGAGTCGAACGACATCATCCCGGCCTTTTTCCTGGGGGTGAAGGTGGGGGTCGGCTTTTGACCGGGAGCTTTGGCTTCCCTCTACTTCAGCACCCGTTCTCCGTCCTTCAGCGCCGGCTCGTTCTTGTTGGCGAGTTGACCGCAGGCCGCGTCGATGTCGCGACCCCGGCTGCGGCGGATGCGCGCGATGATGCCCTTGCGGTCCAGGTACTGCTGGAAGGCCTCCGCATCCCGGCTGTCCGTTCGGCCGAACTCGCCGCCATCGATGGGGTTGTACTCGATCAGGTTCACCTTGGCGTGTACGTCGCTGGCGTAGCGGACCAGTTCCTGCGCGTCCTGCAGCGAGTCGTTGAAGCCGCGCAACAGGATGTACTCGAAGGTGACGGGCAGCCTGGTGGTGCGCGTGTAGTAGCGCAGGGCGTCCTTCAGTTCCGCGAGCGAGTTCTGCTCGTTGATCGGCATGATGCGGTCACGTTTGGCATCGTTGGCGGCGTGCAGGCTGAGGGCGAGGTTGAAACGTGCGCCGTCATCGGCCAGCTTGCGGATCATCTTGGCGATGCCGGCCGTGCTCACCGTGATCCGTTTGGCGCCCATGCCCAGCCCGTCAGGCGCCGTGATGCGTTCGGCGCTGCGCAGCGTCTCGGCATAGTTGAGCAGCGGCTCGCCCATGCCCATGTACACGATGTTCGTGAGACCCTGCTGGTAGTACTTCCGCGCCAGCCGGTCGATCAGCACCACCTGGTCCACGATCTCGCCGGCGCTGAGATTGCGGATGCGCTTGAGCTTGCCCGTGGCGCAGAAGCTGCACGTGAGACTGCACCCGATCTGGCTGCTGATGCAGGCCGTCAGCCTTGTGGGGGTGGGGATGAGCACGCCTTCCACGATGTGTCCGTCCCACGTTCGGAAGGCGCACTTCACCGTGCCGTCCTGGCTGCGCTGCTCCTCGGCGAGCACCAGCGGTCGCAGCACCGTGCGCTCCGCGAGTTGTGCGCGGAAGGCCTTGGGCAGATCGCTCATGTCATCGAAGGCGTGGGCCTGCTTTTTCCAGAGCCACTCCCATAGTTGCTTGGCGCGGTAGGGCTTTTCACCGATCTCCGCGACGAGCGTTTTGGTCTCGTCGAACGTGAGCGCGCGGATGTCGGTGCTACGATCCATGACCTGAAGCTACATTTGCTTGGCCCAACGCGAGTTCCGCAAGGCGCATGTCCATCGCCGTGGTCACCTTCAGGTTGTTCTCCTCGCCCTCCACCAGCGCCACCTGCATGCCGATCCGCTCCACCAGCGTGGCCTCATCGGTGAAGGTGGGATCGTAGGGGAGCTCGAAGGCTTTGCGCAACAGACCCGTGTGGAAGCACTGTGGTGTTTGCACGGCCAGCAACCTGGAGCGGTCCAATGCGCGCGAGCCATCGGCCGTGGTCTCGCGGATGCTGGGCACCACGGGTACCACGGGGATCGCGGCGGCATGCCGGTCCGCGGCGGCGAAGCAGCGTGCGATCAGATCCACACTGACCAGGGGCCGCACACCATCGTGCACCGCCACCAGGCCATCGCCCCGCACGTGCGCAAGACCCGCCTTCACGCTGTGCCAGCGTTGCTCTCCGCCGGCGACCACCTCATGCTCGACGAAGAAGCGATGGCCCATGCACAGCGCCTTCCAGATGTCGAAGTGCTCCTTGGGCAGCACCACGATCAGCGGCATTTCCGGATCGAAGCGGTGGAGGGCTTCGATGGTCCACATCAGCAGGGGCTTGCCCTGGACCGTTTGGAATTGCTTGGGCACGGGCCCGCCCAAGCGTGTGCCACTTCCTCCGGCGACGATGATGGTGGAACGATCCATGGATCCTCACCGCTAAGGCGCGGTGGCGCAAAGGAACGCAGAGGTGAAAAAAGCCGGGATCCGCTTTTCCAGCGGCCCTCCGCGCCCTGGCGTCTCTGCGGTGGGACCGATCAGATGATCAACATCGCGTCCCCGTAGCTGAAGAAGCGGTACTTGTCCTTGATGGCCACCTTGTAGGCGTTCCACACATGCTCGTAGCCACCGAAGGCCGCCACCTGCATCAGCAGGGTGCTTTCGGGCATGTGGAAGTTGGTGACCATGCTGTCGGCGATGCTGAAGTCATAGGGCGGGAAGATGAACTTGTTCGTCCACCCGTTCATGGGCTTCATGTGGTTCTCGGTGCTCACGCTGCTTTCGATGGCGCGCATGGTGGTGGTGCCCACGCAGCACACCCGCTTGCGGGCATCCTTGGCCCGGTTCACCACGTCACAGGCCTCGCGGGTGATGATCACCTGTTCGCTGTCCATCTTGTGCTTGGTGAGGTCCTCCACCTCCACGGGGCGGAAGCTGCCCAGGCCCACGTGCAGGGTCACTTCGGCGAAGTGGATGCCCTTGAGTTCCATGCGCTTCATCAGTTCGCGGCTGAAGTGCAGGCCGGCGGTGGGGGCCGCCACGGCGCCTTCCTCCTTGGCGTAGATGGTCTGGTAGCGCTCGGCGTCGCTCGGCTCGGTCTCGCGGCGGATGTAGCGCGGCAGCGGCGTTTCGCCCATCTCGGTGATGGCGTTCTTGAACTCGTCGTAGGTGCCGTCGAACAGGAAGCGCAGCGTGCGGCCCCGGCTGGTGGTGTTGTCGATCACTTCCGCCACCAGCTCATCGTCCTTGCCGAAATAGAGCTTGTTGCCGATGCGGATCTTGCGCGCCGGGTCCACGATCACATCCCACAGCAGACTGTCGCGGTTCAGTTCGCGCAGCATGAACACCTCGATCTTGGCGCCCGTCTTCTCCTTGTTGCCCCACATGCGGGCGGGGAAGACCTTGGTGTTGTTCAGCAGGAAGGTGTCGCCCTCGTCGAAGTAGTC is a window from the Flavobacteriales bacterium genome containing:
- a CDS encoding polyprenyl synthetase family protein, which gives rise to MRGFEEIQRPIAAEMKAFEPHFREAMRSKTALLDRIMHYIVKRKGKQMRPMFTLLSARQFGPVNESAFTAASLIELLHTATLVHDDVVDGSAMRRGFFSINALWKNKIAVLVGDYLLSRGLLLAVDKGEFELLRIVSRAVREMSEGELLQLEKSRDLDLGEETYFEIIRQKTASLIAACCACGASAAGRPQEEVERMRLFGEFTGIAFQIKDDLFDYGAGQDTGKPTGLDIKEKKLTLPLIHALRQVDRAERRRIVDTVKNRNQDGRAVARVVELVKEAGGIAHANQRMVHYRDLALAELHHFPRTEARDALEGLVRFTVERTK
- the rlmN gene encoding 23S rRNA (adenine(2503)-C(2))-methyltransferase RlmN; protein product: MDRSTDIRALTFDETKTLVAEIGEKPYRAKQLWEWLWKKQAHAFDDMSDLPKAFRAQLAERTVLRPLVLAEEQRSQDGTVKCAFRTWDGHIVEGVLIPTPTRLTACISSQIGCSLTCSFCATGKLKRIRNLSAGEIVDQVVLIDRLARKYYQQGLTNIVYMGMGEPLLNYAETLRSAERITAPDGLGMGAKRITVSTAGIAKMIRKLADDGARFNLALSLHAANDAKRDRIMPINEQNSLAELKDALRYYTRTTRLPVTFEYILLRGFNDSLQDAQELVRYASDVHAKVNLIEYNPIDGGEFGRTDSRDAEAFQQYLDRKGIIARIRRSRGRDIDAACGQLANKNEPALKDGERVLK
- a CDS encoding 2-C-methyl-D-erythritol 4-phosphate cytidylyltransferase; protein product: MDRSTIIVAGGSGTRLGGPVPKQFQTVQGKPLLMWTIEALHRFDPEMPLIVVLPKEHFDIWKALCMGHRFFVEHEVVAGGEQRWHSVKAGLAHVRGDGLVAVHDGVRPLVSVDLIARCFAAADRHAAAIPVVPVVPSIRETTADGSRALDRSRLLAVQTPQCFHTGLLRKAFELPYDPTFTDEATLVERIGMQVALVEGEENNLKVTTAMDMRLAELALGQANVASGHGS
- the queA gene encoding tRNA preQ1(34) S-adenosylmethionine ribosyltransferase-isomerase QueA encodes the protein MKLTAFKFDLPKEQIALYPTKDRDGSKLMVLHRKDGKIEHKKFKNILDYFDEGDTFLLNNTKVFPARMWGNKEKTGAKIEVFMLRELNRDSLLWDVIVDPARKIRIGNKLYFGKDDELVAEVIDNTTSRGRTLRFLFDGTYDEFKNAITEMGETPLPRYIRRETEPSDAERYQTIYAKEEGAVAAPTAGLHFSRELMKRMELKGIHFAEVTLHVGLGSFRPVEVEDLTKHKMDSEQVIITREACDVVNRAKDARKRVCCVGTTTMRAIESSVSTENHMKPMNGWTNKFIFPPYDFSIADSMVTNFHMPESTLLMQVAAFGGYEHVWNAYKVAIKDKYRFFSYGDAMLII